Part of the Nicotiana sylvestris chromosome 5, ASM39365v2, whole genome shotgun sequence genome is shown below.
GGCTTCATAGTAAACTTCAACAATTGAGcacaaataattatcaaattgTAAGAGACGAATGGATTTTAATTAACAACTATAAGGATTTGATTATATATTAATTACCATATAATCAAGTCCTGGTAAATATTAATTGTCATAACGACCAGTTTTGTGCATGGGGCAGACGGCTGCTAAAAACACATAATATTTTATTATAAGAATTTAGCTAACCCCATGAAATAACGTTAAAGCCACCATCTTCTTGTGGAtctaacaattttttttttagcaaatacaagaaagaagaaataaattaaaattaacttAATTCAAGTGATGTTGGACTTTTGATTCACTTGCTTGCTGatgtatgttttttttttgtttctaacCCGGTATCTGATATTCGTATTGGAGCtcgactatatccggattcgcaCCGCGTAGGCCCATTCGAAGGGTAGCACTCCTTACCAAAAAAATTTGCATACCCAGGGCTCGATCCCGAGACTTCTGGTTAAGGGAAAAGTATACATATTGACAAAGCAAAAATTATTTACATTGTCAATTTAAGGGCGCCAGAACCTATTGGTTCATCATAATCCAGTAACTTTGGTTAGGACAGTGTATATGTGTTAAAAACTTCATTAAATAAGTACAAATAAATAATTTCGAAACCAATAAATAGAATGAGCTGTGGTAGAACTCCAAATTCAATCCCATAAATGAAGTTTAAACCGTTTATGCGTCAATGTAATTTAACATGTTATGATAATAAGCTGGTTATTTATATCTTTCGAGTTATCAGTTATAAACTCTTACTACCTATTATTACATGTAATTTAACTTAATTGCATAAAAAAATTTACACTCTTTTTGAACTTCCACATAGCTTTGCATATTCCAAGTAGAGACAAAAATGGGAAGTTAAGCTTGTTCCCTCATACATCAGCAAATATATTGACTTGAGTATATAGAATATAAAAGTTGAATCGTTGAGTAAACGTACGTCGTTTACTTAACTAGATTTCACATTTGTTTTCTGGAGAATCTGGACCAGTTGAAATATAATAGAGAAAAATCTCTTTGACCAGAAAACAGATATTTTTTTATGGGCAGAATGACTTAAATGACACCTATACGTATGCCACTTTGTAATGCTGGTccctctattttatttttttcttcatcCAGATATTTTAACTTGTTCAAAATTTATATTTAAATCCCTCTGACCGTTGACCAAGCACATGTGGCAAAATAATGGTTGAGCTGGATAAAGTGAGTGTAATTCACGTGGATAGTGAGCGTGAATATGAACATTTTGAACcagaaataattaaaagaaaaagaaaaaatcattaaaataagaatgaaaaataaataagtaaaaaaaaaagaaatatctcTTCTTCCCCACTCCCCCCCACAACACCCCCTTCCCTTTTCGTTCCATGACAAGGCTCTCTTTTTGGGTGCTAATGCATCTCTGTCAGTCCAAGCTTCTCAATTTCTTGGAGTTAAGTCCAATTGTGTTTATTTTACTGATGATTTTTATGAACAATACAGTGACTATGAAGAAGGGGCGGCTTGGACATGGGTATTTTCAACATAGCAGATGGCACCTTTAAGGGTCACTATAAGTGTCTTTCCCTTAATCGTTTTACTCCACCAATGTGGCTTGGTGGAGTAACTTGGCGGGGCGACCCGGACGGTGACGACTTGCAACCGGTGTTTGCAGCCATGGCGGGTGTCTCCAATCTCTTGCCTTGTCTTCAATATCTAGATCCGAGCCTCAATTGGAAGGTTATTTTCTTAAGTGCAACGCCTACATGCTCTTTTCCGTTAAATTTTAAAATTCGGAGGAGAAAACCAACAACCCTTGTTCCGCCATTGATTTTCCTCCATTTTCAATTTCTATTCCGCCAGTAATTTTCCTCCATTAAAATGAGTGGAAAATTTGGGTTTGGGGGTATAATAAGCATTTCTCGTTTTATTTTCCTATGTGACCATAATAAATGACCTGGAGCCTACGTGGTTTAATTTTCTTAACGTGACAGCCAACGTGGAGGAGATTATATTACACGCACTACAACCTCCTGTCATAAGCATTTATTATACATGTTTTGAAGGAGTGTAAGTATTCAGTTGGCAAATTGTTAAGTTTGGAGACCGGCATGACAAAATAACACAAGTATAGGTGTCATTTAGGCTATTCTGCCTTTTTTACGTCTTTAAAAAGATTACTATATATAGCTCTTGAACCTCATTCAAAGGTACATATTATATATAGTAGGCGTAATGACTCCCTGATCACTTAAACTTGTAGGACTTTTGAAAGTTGATACACGAACTTTGgattttcccatttgaacactccaaCTTGACAAAATGGGTACTAATAAACACATCAACCAGAGCGTGTATATCAATTGCGTTGACATGTACAACACATCATGCTAAGCTATTTATTACTTGCCATGTGTTATTTTTGGGTCCCATTTTTAAatacaaaatcagaaaaaaaaaattacaaatacaaaaaaggaaaaaacagaAAAACGCCTGAAACATACCCAATATTAATCTGTACCCTCATTGGAGCAACCTGAAGAGAGATCTGCTTCGGTGCCGCAACAACAGCAGAATTGAAGATGGAGACAGCGAGAACCATGAAAGATGTTTCCCCTCACGAATTTGTGAAGGCTTATGCCGCTCACCTCAAGCGTTCTGGCAAGATGGAGCTTTCTGAGTGGACTGATCTCGTCATGACTGGTAAACTCAAAGAGCTTGCTACATATGACCCTGCGTGGTACTACATTAGAGTTGCTTCTACGGCAAGAAAGATCTATTTGAGGGGTGGTATTGGTGTTGGTGGATTCCGAAGAATCTATGGTGGTAACCAGAGGAATGTCAACCGCCCTCGTCATTTCTGTAAGAGCATGGTTCAGTTGCACTCAACATACTTCAGCAATTGTAGAACATGAACATCCGATAGCCAACGTGATCTTGACCAAGTTGCTGGAAGAATTGCTGCTGCTCTTTAAGAGATGAATTCAGACAATTTTATGAATAAATGTTAGGAAGACGAAAGAATTGAAAGGGGAGgggaaaagtctttttttttctttttcatttttcttttttatttatattttattctaattctattttttttttagtaaaaacaATACTATTCATGCGCCTTGGCAACGTGATTTGCACACTGTTTAGCCATGCCAGCTGCAATGCTTCCACATATGCATGGTCAATGGTCTAAAGTGTTTATTAGTACCCATTTTGTTAAGTTGGAGTGTCCAAATGGGAAAATCCAAAGCTCATGTATCGGCTTTCAAAAGtcctacaagtttaagtggccaggaagccatTACGCCTATATAGTATATAATGAAGAATTATGCACCTTTAACCAGAGGTCCCAAATTCGATTGCTTGAAGAATGAATAATTTTTTTCTGGTAAACAGTGCTTCTCTTTTTAATGAGCTCTACATGACGCTAATATGGATTAATTAGTTGAGGAAAAAATTAATTATAGAGAGATGTATCTATGTCTCCAAATAAATCTCAAACACCACTTTTGTTTCAAATTGGAAGAATTCGAATTACAGATGGTAGAGCAACTTGAAGGGTGTTGgatataataataaaaagataTTATTGCCTTCTCCTAATTAATAACAAAGGCAATAATAATTAATGTGCCATACGTAGTAGGAAAATATTTAGTTAGTATCTAAAGAAACCCTATTGATCGCCTACGAACTAGACAAAAATACTAGAATATCTTGAAAAGATTATAATATAGTAGTACATAGATGTTTAGGTAGTAGCATGTTCTTGTAGCTAACAAGGGGTTACGGATTCGAGCTTtcagaataaataaaaaaatcctaATAGAAAGCGTCTCGCATTTTAACAACTATGTGAATTCAAATTAATCAAGACCCAAATGAACGTAATAAAACCAACAAAAAGATAGTTCTTGTGAGCTCTTTTGGTGCGAACAAGTTGGTGAGAGAGACttaaacaaaaactttagctaaTTACTATTGATCGTAAAAATTATACGGTGCGTCCTATTTAGTCGTCCCCATTTAACTTAtactcatttttttaaaatttttaatttgtactcactttttaaataacttcagcatcttttctcttcctccttcgttttcttcttcaagttacaaAACAAACTGGTATTTATCTCGAGAAGCAACGCTGCTTTAGTTATAAGGTCAACTTTTTTTAATTGAACAGTTCGGCAGTTGTACTTCTGGTCTAAATTTACAGCAAATTAGTCTTAGGAAAAAGTTTAAGTTACCAATAGGATAATCTGtaaaattttgaagtttttgtaTGTTTATTCGTGTTTGAGATGAGAAGATGtacactatttttcttaaaaaatcacTGCTAATTGTAGtgtttcagctctagagctgaagttcgccagttacaaaacaaaaacttcagcactaaagctgaagttcgccagttacaaaacaaaaacttcagttttagagctgaagttcgccagttacaaacaaaaacttcagctctagagctgaagttcgccagctgaacttcgccagttacaaaacaaaaacttcagctttagagctgaagttcgccagttacaaacaaaaacttcagctctagagctgaacttcgcCAGCTGaacttcgccagttacaaaaacaaaaacttcagctctagagctggagttcgctagttacaaaacaaaaacttcagttctagagctgaagttcgccggTTACAAAACAataatttcagctctagagctgaagttcgctagttaaaaaaacaaaaaacttcagctctagagctgaacttcaggcccggttactagaatgctgaagttttgcatgattgtctttgctacttcaaccccgtatgctgaagttatgcgaaaaagcgggtacacttataatttttttgtaaaatatgcacaagttaaaatgtgacacaaaaagcgggtatagatgcaaatgcccctatTGATTAGTAGTATTCTATGGGCCTTAAAAACCATCATTCTTGTCTAATTTCCATTAgacaaacaaggaaaagaaaccAATGGATAATCTGATTAATCAAATGCTAGCTGTATGTAGAATTCGTGACTAGATTCTTGGAGAAAAATTAAGGaggaaaataaagatatgaaGACTTTCCACACAAAAAAAATACACCAACAGTGAAATTGTAGTTTTATTTATTACTCAAACAACCCCTATTGTTTTTTAACTTCCTTTTATCCATTTGGTGTATCCAACTAACTGGTCCAACTAGTAACACGACTTAAATTCGGACCCATGTCACTCGGTAACATGACTTAAATATGAGACCTATATCACCCGGTAAATGGTTGGATATTCACTAGCATACTTGTATACGGGCAAAATCGGGCTTGCCCTTTTTGCGTAGCTAATCGAGGGAGGAGCATGATAAGTCAAGGTTCGGCTTCGATTTATATCAAACTATGGTGCAGGGTTAGGTTGTCAAGCTCGAGACCCCGAGACCGATTGAGACTAAGATCGACCAAATCCGAGTCTGAATGAGATCGAGATCGATCAAGTTTGGGACCGAATAAGATAGAGATCGAGGAAAGCTTACTAGGTCGAATAACGAAAAGACGAAATATCCGCAATCGGGCGAGGATCACGGCgcaaatctcggcacgtatcaagaagaggccgattaatcAGCCAATCATGGGATTTCTTATTGTATTTAGAGTTGTACCAAGAATAGGACTCtcatactatataaagggggtctgaccATTTGTAAAGGCATCATATACATGTTACATAAAGCAATACATTCTTATTCTCTTAAGCTCTCAATATTTCTGTTACTTTGTTCATGCTTTCCGGCAAAATATTCATTTGATTCGAGGGCAACCCAGCACAAGAATCAAAGCTATACATTTTATTTGGtttactttatttatatttgcAATTAATTTCAGTATCAATTTACGTTTTCTCTTAGTTTGTGCTAAgtaaatcacgtatccttaaaatggCAGTATAAGTTCAACTGTTATCCGTTTTTAAGGTAAATATTTTGGTGTCCACCATAGGTCTAAGGATAATAATGATTGTCTGGTATAAATTTTtgtaacacacactattttacgcttgttctttgaagtgcCTTTGATTACAGGATTAAAAGATGTCAAATTCTCAGTCAGCACCTTAACACATTGACAATGATCTCGGCCACCATGACGATAATGATAACATTGCACCAGGAAACGTTGTACCCCCTGATGGCCTCGATGGAGTTCCGGCTATAGATCCAATCGACGAAAGTTCGTATGTAGCCATCAATGAAAATTTGACCGTCGATCCCGAAAGCAATGTTCGTGGGGGGTACCCAAATCAGAATGCACACGACGATGAAGATGGAAGGATTAACCTGCAGGTAATTTTCAAAATATTGCAGGCCCAACAGGCAGCAATAACTCagctccaaaatcagaaccacaCGCCAAATAGGTTCGAACTCGAGCCATCCCAAGAAGTTGTACCCAGGGCCGAATTGGCTTCGAGAAAATCGAATGAGAAGGAATCAGAGACCAACCCTGCTATTATAAAAATGCTCGAAGAGTTGACAAAGCGAATCAAGATTGGGGAAAAGAAGATAGAGGAAAAcgataagaaggtggaaacctaTAACTCTAGAGTCGACCAAATCCCAGGGTCACCACCGATATTGAAAGGACTAGATTCAAAAAGGTTTGTACAGACACCTTTCCCCCAAGTGCGGCTCTGAAGCCAGTCCCCAAGAAGTTCCGTATGCCCGAGATTACTAAGTATAATGGGACAACTGATCCAAACGGATATGTCACCTCATACATGTGTtccatcaaaggaaatgacttggaagatgacgagatcgaatccattttgttgaagaaattcagggagactctatcgaagggtgctatgatatggtatcataatttagcacctaattctattgatttgtttgctatgcttgcagattcttttgtaaaggcaCACGCCATAGCCATTAAGGTTGCAACAAGAAAGTCGGACCTTTTCAAGATAAGGCAGAAGGACAACGAaatgctcagggaattcgtatctcgattccaaatggaacaAATGGACTTGCCACTGGTCACCGATGATTGGgttgttcaagctttcactcaaggcCTCAACGTTCGGAGTTCCATAGCTTCACAGTAGTTGAAGAAAAAATTGATCAAGTATCTAGCTATCACTTGGGCCGATGTACATAATCAGTATCAGTTGAAGATGagggtcgaggatgatcaactTGGGACTCCTTCCGGGTCCATTTATCCTAATAGGCCCGTGGATAGAATCATGAAGGATATCGATCGAGGACCAAGGTCGAATAGATATCGATATCAACCGCATAACGGAGACCGTAGAGGCAGCAATTCAAAGTTCATAGGGACCCATGAGCATGGGTGTCTTCGAAAGGGATGTCAGGCCCAAAGAAACGCCACGATTGTTGGAATATAACTTCAACGTAGATGCATCCGCCATCATATCAGCAGTGGATGTATCAAGGACACTAGATGGCCTCAACCTTTGCAGACCGATCCATCCTAGAGAAATCCCAACCAaatatgcaagtatcatggcTCCCATGGCCACAAAATAGAAGATTGTAGGTAGCTAAGGGAGGAAGTAGCCCGATTGTTCAACGAggggcaccttcgggaattcttaagcgatcgagccaaaaatcacttcAAAATAGAGATTCCAGTAGACAGAATGAGCAAGAAGAACCATTGCACATAATtaacatgatcgttggaggggtCGACACTCCTCAAAGACCAGTATTAAAACGTACCAAGGTTTCGATCACAAGGGAGAAGTGAAATCGAGATTACGTATCAGAAGGAACCTTGTCTTTCAATGATAAGGATGTATAAGGGATCAAACAACCCCACAATAACACACTGATAATATCTGTACTTATGAATAAGactcaagttaaacgtgttttgattgatccaggtagctcgaccaatataATTCGATCAAGGGCTGTGGAATAGCTCGGCCTACAAGATTAGGTTGTACCCCCTTCCTGTGTTCTAAATGGCTTAAATATGGTATGTGAAACCACCAAAAGCAAAACAACTTTGCCAGTAAATATGGCTGGGACCATCCAAGAGACGAAGTTCCATGTGATCAAGGGCGATATAAGGTATAATGCCCTATTCGGGAGACCGTGGATCCATAATATAAGGGCAGTGCCTTCGACCCTTCACTAGATTCTAAAGTTCCCAACTCTAGAGAGAGTCAAAACAGTCTATGGGGAGCAAACCGCCGCTAAGGAAATGTTTTCCATCGACGAAGTGATACCAATATCGACACTCTCATCAATGAAAGGGTTGAGTTCGAAGGGAAAGCAGGAGGTTAATAGCAACCACAGACACCGGCCTCGACCCAAACGAAGGAGAAGGGAACTTATGAGGATGATGACTATTGGGTACCTCGATCCTTCACAATCCCCGATAATTCTGACGCCACAAAATCAAtggtcgaagagctggaacaaatcatattgatcgagcatctgcccaatcgaaaggtatacctggacacagggttaactcccgagctcaggaaaataCTTATTCAATCTCTTATAACTAATATGGATttttttgcttggtcccatctcgatatgacatggatcccaccggagatcacTACTCATAAACAAAGCTTATACCCGAAGCTCCGCCTGGTGAAACAAAAAAGGAGGCCTCAATCTGAGGTTAAACACACTTTCATCAAagatgaggtaaccaaacttctcaaaatagggtccattcgggaatTAAAATATCTTGAATAGTTAGCGAATGTAGAAGTtgtccctaaaaagggaaacaagctTAGGATGTGTGTAGACTACAAAGACctaaataaagcatgccccaaggattcttttcctttgcctaacatggatcgcatgatcgatgccacagctggccacgagatcctcagttttATCGACGCCTATTCCGGGAACAACCAAATACAAATGAACCCGGAAGACCAGGAAAAATCTTCATTCATCTCTAAGTATGGTACCTgctattataatgtaatgccattcggattaaaaaatgctggtgcaacctatcaacgcctagtaaactgaatgttgaagaacaaatagggaaatctatGAAAggttatattgatgacatgttagttaagtccctacgagcagaggaccatttgaagcaTTTACAGGAAACTTTCAGTATACTGAAGAAATATAGCATGAAGCTCAACCTAGAGAAATATGCATTCGGGTCGGGTCTAGAAAATTTCTCGGATTCATGGTGTCAAATCAGGATATCGAGATCAACCCTGATAAGATCAAAGCAATCGAGGATATCGCGGTAGTGGATAATGTGAAGGTTGTACGAAGGCTAACCGAGTGCATTGGAGCCCTAGGTGGATTCATCTCGatatcgttcgatagaggtcatCGATTCTTCTCGTTGCtgaaaaagaagaataacttcACATGGACCCCAGAATTTGAACGAGCTTTGGAGGAACTTAAGCGATACTTGTTGAACCGCCATTGCTTCACATGCCGAGGGAAGACGAACAAATTTACTTATATCTGGCAGTATTAGAGATAGCAGTAAGTGGGGTCTTaatccgagaagaacaaggtacacaattccctatctattatgttagtcggACGCAAGGTGAATCTGAAACTAGATATCCTCATCTAGAAAAGCTAGAACTCGCTTTGATAAGCGCTTCTAAGAAACTTaaaccatactttcaatgtcatccca
Proteins encoded:
- the LOC104214044 gene encoding small ribosomal subunit protein eS19x-like; amino-acid sequence: METARTMKDVSPHEFVKAYAAHLKRSGKMELSEWTDLVMTGKLKELATYDPAWYYIRVASTARKIYLRGGIGVGGFRRIYGGNQRNVNRPRHFYSFVKAHAIAIKVATRKSDLFKIRQKDNEMLREFVSRFQMEQMDLPLVTDDWVVQAFTQGLNVRSSIASQ